In the Enterococcus rotai genome, ATTGGTTGGTGGAATCAATCCATTTGTCATCATAATTGGGTTATTGTTTATGTATACATTAGCAGCAAATCTGATTTCTTGGGCTTTAGGAGTCAACTATGTTGCCTTTTACGCTGCTAAAAATCATGATATGCCAAAAGTATTTGCAAAAGAAAATCCTAAAAATGAAATGCCAGTAGGCGCATCTATCGTCAATGGAATCGTCGCTTCAGTCTTAGTGATTGCAGCACCCTTTATTCCAAATGAAAATATTTTTTGGGCCTTCTTCGCTTTAAATGTGGTGGCATTATTAATTTCATATATTATGATGTTCCCAGCTTTCTTAAAATTACGTAAAATCGATCCTGATCAAGAACGACCGTTTAAAGTACCAGGTGGGCCAACTTTACTAAAAATAATTGCCTATGTACCATTTGTTTTATTAGTTATTACCTTATTTTTCTCAGTCGTACCATTATCTAGTACGGAATTTAGTGAGAAAATCCCGATTCTAATTGGAACAGTTGTTGCCACGATCATAGGTGAAATTTGTATTCGTCTAGGCGATAAAGAATATGCTAAAAAACAAGTAGAAAAAAATCAAGATAAAAGGAGTGTCGAACATGAAAACAATTGATAGCTCACCAAAAAAAGATGGATTTCGGATGCCAGGAGAATTTGAACCTCATCAAGGAGTCTATATCTTATGGCCGGAACGTCCAGATAATTGGCGAAATGGTGGTAAACCAGCTCAGAAAACCTTTGTAGAGGTAGCCGTTGCAATCAGTGAATTTGAACCTGTGACGGTTGGTGTATCTGCTGAACAATATGATAATGCTCGTCATATGTTACCTGAAAGTGTTCGGGTTGTTGAAATAGCGAATGATGATGCTTGGGTTCGAGATTGTGGACCGACCTTTGTCAAAAACGACGAAGGGGAAATCCGTGGTGTGGATTGGACCTTTAATTCATGGGGCGGCTTAGTCGACGGTCTTTATTTCCCTTGGGACAAAGATGATCAAGTAGCACAAAAAATTTGTGAAGTAGAGTGGAAAGATCGTTATCGCCTAAATGATTTTGTCTTAGAAGGTGGTTCAATTCATGTGGATGGTGAAGGGACGTTAATCACGACAGAAGAGTGCTTACTTTCAGAAGGTCGAAATGCTCAACTTTCAAAAGAACAAATCGAACAAGTCTTAAAAGAATATCTTTCATTAGAAAAGATTATTTGGCTAAAACGCGGTATTTATCTAGATGAAACGAATGGTCACGTAGATAATATCGTTAATTTTGTAAAACCAGGTGAAGTCGTTTTGGCTTGGACGGATGATCAAAATGATCCACAATATGAAATTTCTAAAGAATGCTTAGCTATTTTAGAAAATGAAACAGATGCTAAAGGTCGAAAACTGGTTATCCATAAATTATATGTACCAAAACCTATTTTGATTACTGAAGAAGAAAGCTTCGGTGTTGATGCAGTAGCAGGTACATTACCGCGAGAAAAAGGGGACCGTTTAGCTGCCAGTTATGCAAATTATTATACGGCCAATGGTGGGATCGTTTTACCGTTATTCGATGATCCAAATGATGAAAAAGCCATAAGTTTATTGCAAGAATTATATCCTGATAGAAAAGTTGTTGGTGTACCTGCAAGAGAAATTCTTTTAGGTGGTGGCAATATCCATTGTATCACCCAACAAGTACCAAAATGAGGTGGAACCTATGAAAAAACGTATTGTAGTAGCTTTAGGAGGAAATGCGATCCTGACAACGGATCCTAGTGCTAAAGGTCAGCAAAAGGCTTTAGCGCACACGGCGTATTATTTAGCTGATTTTATTGAGGCAGGACATGAATTGATCATCACGCATGGCAATGGTCCACAAGTTGGCAACTTATTACTGCAGCAGCAATTAGGAGCAACAGAGAAAAATCCAGCTATGCCAGTTGACACAGCTGTTGCAATGACTCAAGGCAGCATTGGCTATTGGTTAGAAAATGCATTAGTAGCTGAGTTGAAAAAAAGAAATCTCTCTAAAAATACCGCTACAATTCTAACTCAAGTCGTTGTTAGCGAAACTGATCCAGCATTTCAAGCACCAAGTAAACCGATTGGTCCTTTTTTAAGTAAAGAAGAAATGGAAGTCGAAAAACAACAGACATCTGCCGTTTTTGTCGAGGATTCAGGCCGAGGTTTTCGTAAAGTGGTTCCTTCACCAAAGCCAATCGATATCGTTGAATATCCTGTGATCCAACAAATGGTAGAAAACGGGATTATCACGATTGCTGGAGGTGGAGGTGGCATTCCCGTAGTGATCAAAGAGGGAATTTATCAAGGAGTTGAAGCTGTCATCGATAAAGACTTTGCTTCTGAAAAAATCGCGGCTTTAGTGCATGCAGATATGTTGGTTATATTAACAGGTGTAGATCATGTTAGTATCAATTTTAATCAACCAAACCAAGCGGATTTAACTAAAGTTCGTGTCGCTGAAATTGAAAAGTATATTGAAGACAATCAGTTTGCACCTGGCAGTATGTTGCCAAAAGTTCAAGCAGCAATAACCTTTATTAAAGAAAATGCTAAAGGTAAAGCGGTGATTACCTCCTTAGAAAATATCAAAAATTTATTAGAAGAAGAAACCGGCACAATCATTACTGCTTAGTTTTAATAAGAAGAGTAGGGGCAAAAACTAGTTTCTACTCTTTTTTTCTGATATATTAAAAATATATCGCTTACATACTGAAATAATAAAGAGTGACCGATAAAGTAAAGGAGTGCAGCTCGTATGAAATTAACAACTAGCAATCCTAAAGAGGATGGCTTTTTTGCACCAGGAGAATTTGATCCACATGAAGAAACATATCTGATTTGGCCGGAGCGAGCTGATAATTGGCGTAATGGTGGGAAACCTGCTCAAGCAGCCTATGCAGCCGTAGCTAAAGCAATTGCATTGTTTGAGCCTGTTACTATGTTGGTTTCTGCTAAACAATACAAAAATGTCCGCCAATCATTACCAGAAAAAATCAGAGTACTGGAAATGAGCAATAATGATGCTTGGATCAAGGATTATGGTCCAATTTATGTAACGAACGAAAAAGGGGAAGTTCGTGGAGTTGACTGGCGCTTTAATGCTTGGGGCGGCTTATTAGATGGACTATATTTTCCTTGGGATCAAGATGATTTGATTGCTGAAAAATTATGCGAGTTCAATCGAATCGATTATTATTCTTTGAAGGAATTTATTTTAGAGGGGTGTTCTATTCATTTAGATGGAGATGGAACATTGTATACAACTGAAGAAGTTTTACTTTCAGAAGGTAGAAATGGTAAACTCTCTAAAGAGGAAATCGAAACGATCTTAAAAAGCTACTGTAATGTAGAAAAAATCATTTGGCTAAAACAAGGCTTCTTTTTAGACGAGACGAACGGTGATATTGATAATATGCTCAATGTGGTACGACCAGGTGAGCTTGTTTTGACGTGGACAGATGATCCTGAAGATCCTCAGTATGAGATTTCTAAGGCTGCTTATGAACAATTAAAAAATGAAACGGATGCCAAAGGTCGAAAATTGACTATTCACAAAATGTTGATGCCTGAACCCATGTATATTACAACCGAAGAAAGTCAGGGAGTAGACCCAGTCAATGGCATGTTGCCAAGATTTCCTGGAGATCGACTGACTGCTAGCTATGTTAGTTATTATACGGCGAATGGCGGTATTATCTATCCCTTATTTAATGATAAAAATGATCAGGCAGCTGGAGAATTATTGGAAACATTATACCCAGACCGCAAAATTATCGGCGTTCCTGCTAGGGAAATTTTATTAGGCGGTGGAAATATTCATTGTATTGCACAAAGTATTCCTAAAATTAGGTAGGAGGGAAATAGATGGACTTTTTTGAAGTGGTAAACCCTCATGTTTCAGAGTTAACAAAAAATGAGCACCTATTATTTGACTATGTTGTGAAAAATTTGAATGAAATTAAAAATAAAAGTATTCGAGAAGTAGCTGATGATTGTTTTGTTTCCACAACGACTTTTTTGAGATTTGTTAGAAAAATTGGGTTTTCTGGTTATAGTGAATTTACAACTGTAATCAAATATACTCTTTTAAACCAGAAAAAAGAAGAGAAAGTCAGTCCCTTTGTTGTGTCGCAAAAGGATTATCGGGAAGAGTATTTAAAGAATATCAATGAATCCGTTCGCGTGATCGATAAAAATAGTTTGCTCAAAGTCGGCGAATTTTTGAAGAAAAAGCCGATTATTTATTTATTTGCTAAAGGCATGAATAAACAGCTGATGCAATACGTAAAGTATCTATTTGTCGCAGCTGGATTTTTAGTCGTATTTCCTGAAGATCAGTCGATGCGGGCAATTGTGCAACGGCAGATCAAATCAGAGGATATGGTATTTATTTTAACGTATCAAGGAAAAGATGAAGAATGGATTCAATTGATGCAATACTTAAAAAATGCGGCTCATCCACTGCTTGTTTCGATCACAGGAGCTGATAATAACGTCGTACAAAATATGAGCGATATTAATTTTTATGTATTTACAGATGAACTTTTTTTAAATAAGATGGAAATTACGTCTCATATTTCAATGTTGGCGATCATGGAATTGATTTTATATCAATATTTAGATAATGCTGAAGAAGGGGAGTATCATTTAGTTTTTAAATAACTAGCCCTCATTTATATTTGTGAAATATTTATCGAAAATAACAAAAAAAGTTGCCTTGAACAAGCATCGTTCAGGACAACTTTTTGACTATAGTTTGCCATAATCATGTTGATGTTTTGGTGTATGCTTCAACAATGAATAGGCAGCCAGCGTGATCGCAGATAATGTTGCTCCTGTAACTAAAATTTTTTTCATAAACATCATTCCTTTCTATAAAAGCGTCTATCTATACTTAAGTGCAAAAACTGCACATACGTGGACGGTAGGATTCGAACCTACACCTCATCAGGTCGAGAATAAACATCCGTTAGTCCTCAAAGAGTTTTAACACCACGTTCATCCACAAAGTTATTGGTTGTTTACTATGATTAAACTATAACCTTAATAGATTAAATCAAACATAAAAAAGCTTGAAGAAAGTGTGAATTCGTTTGAACTTGTTATGAAGAGTATGAATATCTTTGCGAATAAAAAAACAAACGACTTAGAAAGGAAACGGATTACTCTGTGCTATAATAAAAAGTAAATGACTAGAAAAGAGCGTGACAGGAATAATGTGGAAAACAACTGAAGAGAAAACAGCAGCCTACCAATTGCTAGTACAGCAACAAGCAGCAATCATTGAAATTGAGCATGATAAAATCGCTAATCTTGCAAATTCTTCTGCCTTATTAGCCGATGCCTTACCTCATACTGTTTTTGCAGGTTACTATTTATTTAATGGGGAAGAATTAGTTTTAGGGCCATTTCAAGGAAAAGTTTCTTGTACACGAATCACGATGGGGAAAGGGGTCTGCGGAGAGTCAGCTGAAAAGCGTGAAACGTTAATCGTTGAAGATGTTAAAAATCATAAAAACTATATCTCTTGTGATTCAGCTGCTCGTTCTGAGATTGTTGTGCCGATGGTTAAGGATGGGAAGCTATTAGGTGTGTTAGATTTGGATAGTTCGATCACTCACGGCTATGACGAGGTGGATCAAACGTACTTGGAACAATTTGTTGAAGCCCTGTTAAAGAATACTGATTTCTAGTTTAAGTTGAGCGTTCTTTTCGCGTAATCTATTTTGCCATGAGATAATCATTAAAAATAGAGCGAGAGGATGATTAACATGTTAGAAGTGTACTTGAATTTTAAGAATGAGGCAAAGGCCGCGATCGCTTTTTATGAAACAGTGTTTGATGTGAAAAATGAAGGCATTATGACATTCGCAGATGCACCGGCAGATCCCGAACACCCAACGCCGGAAGCTTGGAAAGACTTGGTCATCAACTCTTCGATAACAATCGAAGGTGTACCTGTCATGATATCAGATGTACCAGATGGTATGGGCTTGACGTTTATTGAAGGCAATAATGTTTCGCTAGTAATCAATACAAATGATGAGGCAAAAATCGATCGAATTTTTAATCGTTTAGCAGAAGGTGGTAAAATATCGATGCCGCTTGGGGAAACTTTTTGGGCTAAAAAA is a window encoding:
- the aguA gene encoding agmatine deiminase; amino-acid sequence: MKTIDSSPKKDGFRMPGEFEPHQGVYILWPERPDNWRNGGKPAQKTFVEVAVAISEFEPVTVGVSAEQYDNARHMLPESVRVVEIANDDAWVRDCGPTFVKNDEGEIRGVDWTFNSWGGLVDGLYFPWDKDDQVAQKICEVEWKDRYRLNDFVLEGGSIHVDGEGTLITTEECLLSEGRNAQLSKEQIEQVLKEYLSLEKIIWLKRGIYLDETNGHVDNIVNFVKPGEVVLAWTDDQNDPQYEISKECLAILENETDAKGRKLVIHKLYVPKPILITEEESFGVDAVAGTLPREKGDRLAASYANYYTANGGIVLPLFDDPNDEKAISLLQELYPDRKVVGVPAREILLGGGNIHCITQQVPK
- the arcC gene encoding carbamate kinase, whose translation is MKKRIVVALGGNAILTTDPSAKGQQKALAHTAYYLADFIEAGHELIITHGNGPQVGNLLLQQQLGATEKNPAMPVDTAVAMTQGSIGYWLENALVAELKKRNLSKNTATILTQVVVSETDPAFQAPSKPIGPFLSKEEMEVEKQQTSAVFVEDSGRGFRKVVPSPKPIDIVEYPVIQQMVENGIITIAGGGGGIPVVIKEGIYQGVEAVIDKDFASEKIAALVHADMLVILTGVDHVSINFNQPNQADLTKVRVAEIEKYIEDNQFAPGSMLPKVQAAITFIKENAKGKAVITSLENIKNLLEEETGTIITA
- the aguA gene encoding agmatine deiminase → MKLTTSNPKEDGFFAPGEFDPHEETYLIWPERADNWRNGGKPAQAAYAAVAKAIALFEPVTMLVSAKQYKNVRQSLPEKIRVLEMSNNDAWIKDYGPIYVTNEKGEVRGVDWRFNAWGGLLDGLYFPWDQDDLIAEKLCEFNRIDYYSLKEFILEGCSIHLDGDGTLYTTEEVLLSEGRNGKLSKEEIETILKSYCNVEKIIWLKQGFFLDETNGDIDNMLNVVRPGELVLTWTDDPEDPQYEISKAAYEQLKNETDAKGRKLTIHKMLMPEPMYITTEESQGVDPVNGMLPRFPGDRLTASYVSYYTANGGIIYPLFNDKNDQAAGELLETLYPDRKIIGVPAREILLGGGNIHCIAQSIPKIR
- a CDS encoding MurR/RpiR family transcriptional regulator translates to MDFFEVVNPHVSELTKNEHLLFDYVVKNLNEIKNKSIREVADDCFVSTTTFLRFVRKIGFSGYSEFTTVIKYTLLNQKKEEKVSPFVVSQKDYREEYLKNINESVRVIDKNSLLKVGEFLKKKPIIYLFAKGMNKQLMQYVKYLFVAAGFLVVFPEDQSMRAIVQRQIKSEDMVFILTYQGKDEEWIQLMQYLKNAAHPLLVSITGADNNVVQNMSDINFYVFTDELFLNKMEITSHISMLAIMELILYQYLDNAEEGEYHLVFK
- a CDS encoding GAF domain-containing protein; this encodes MWKTTEEKTAAYQLLVQQQAAIIEIEHDKIANLANSSALLADALPHTVFAGYYLFNGEELVLGPFQGKVSCTRITMGKGVCGESAEKRETLIVEDVKNHKNYISCDSAARSEIVVPMVKDGKLLGVLDLDSSITHGYDEVDQTYLEQFVEALLKNTDF
- a CDS encoding VOC family protein, which produces MINMLEVYLNFKNEAKAAIAFYETVFDVKNEGIMTFADAPADPEHPTPEAWKDLVINSSITIEGVPVMISDVPDGMGLTFIEGNNVSLVINTNDEAKIDRIFNRLAEGGKISMPLGETFWAKKYGMVVDKFGINWMLNYSDEA